The nucleotide window GTCATCCTGCTGGCGCCGCAACTGGCCCGCCTCATCGCGCCGAACTTCGAGCCGGCGCAGATGGCCATGCTGACCGATCTGCTGCGGGTGACGTTTCCGTATGCGCTGTTCATCTCACTGGCTTCGCTGGTGGGCGCCATCCTCAACAGCTACCAGCGCTTCGCTATTCCGGCGCTGTCGCCGGTACTGCTGAACCTGGCGATGATCACGGCGGCGCTGGCGGCCCGGGAGTGGTTCGACAGTTCGGTGATGGTGCTGGGGTGGGGCGTGTTCGCCGCCGGCATGCTGCAGTTGGCTTTCCAGCTGCCGTCCCTGGCGCGCTTGGGCCTGCTGCCGCGGCCCAGGCTGGATGTCGCCCATGCCGGCGTACGCAGGATCATGACCCTGATGGTGCCCACGCTGTTCGGCTCGTCGGTGGCCCAGGTCAACCTGCTGCTGAACACCTGGGTGGCCGCGCTGCTGGTCAGCGGCAGCGTCAGCTGGCTGTACTACAGCGACCGCCTGCTGGAGTTCCCGCTGGGCATGTTCGGCGTGGCCATCGGCACGGTGATCCTGCCGCACCTGTCCAGCCGCCATGCCGAAACCGATCCGGACGGCTACTCGAAGGGCCTGGACTGGGGCTTCCGGCTCTGCCTGCTGATCGGCCTGCCGGCCTGCGCCGGCCTGATCCTGTGCGCCCAGCCGCTGCTGTCCACGCTGTTCCAGTACGGCAGGTTCGATGCGGCCGACGTCCGCATGGCCAGCTGGAGCCTGATGGCCCAGTCCATCGCCGTGCCGGCCTTCCTGCTGGTGAAGGTGCTGGCGCCGGCGTTCTATTCGCGCCAGGACACCCGCACGCCGGTCAAGGCGGCGGTGGTGGCGGTGCTGACGAATGCCTTCTGCACCCTGCTGTTCTTCGCCGCCCTGCTCTACGGCACCGAGCCCGGCCGGCAGGCGCTGCAGGCGGCCGGCGGGGACCTGAAGCTGGCCCTGGGCCAGGTGCACGGGGCGCATGCCTTGCTGGCCCTGGCCATTGCGGTGGCCGGCTGGGTGAATGCGCTGCAGCTGGCCTGGCTGCTGCGCAAGGCGGGTGTCTACCGGCGGCAGCCCGGCTGGGGCCGGTTCCTGCGCCAGATCGGCGTGGCCACGGCGGCGATGACGCTGGTGGTGCTGGCCTTCCGCGTGCTGTGGCCGGACTGGACACCGTGGGCCTGGTGGGACCGGGGCTGGCGCCTGGCCGTGATGGTGGGAGCGGGTGGCGCGCTGTATGCCGGGCTGCTGTGGGCGCAGGGCATCCGGCCGCGTGACCTGCGTGGTCATTGAGGCCCGGCACGCCCGGCTATACTTCAAGGTTGTTGCATACCAAACGGATCGCCCGCACCGGACGATCCGCCCTGACAGGATTCCATGAGCAGGCTGTTCCGTGACGTCGATGGCGGGCCTCTGTGCCCGCACGGTAGCGTGGTCTGCATCGGCGCCTTCGATGGCCTGCATTCGGGCCACCGTGCGCTGGTGCGCCATGCCGTTGCGCGTGCCCGGACCTTGGGCGTGCCGGCCGTCGTGGTCACTTTCGAACCGCTGCCGCGGGAGTTCTTTGCCCGGGACAACCCGCCGCCCCGGCTGACGCTGGCGCGGGCCAAGGTGGAAGGCCTGCTGGACCTGGGCGCCGACCGCGTGGGCCTGCTGCGCTTCGATGCCACGTTGTCGGCG belongs to Pseudoxanthomonas sp. F37 and includes:
- the murJ gene encoding murein biosynthesis integral membrane protein MurJ, producing the protein MSGKLLRSAAVFSSMTFLSRLSGLVRDQVYANVFGAGGMMDAFFVAFRIPNFMRRLSAEGSFSMAFVPVLAEYKATRSAGEVKALVDRVAGTLTAALLVLTAIVILLAPQLARLIAPNFEPAQMAMLTDLLRVTFPYALFISLASLVGAILNSYQRFAIPALSPVLLNLAMITAALAAREWFDSSVMVLGWGVFAAGMLQLAFQLPSLARLGLLPRPRLDVAHAGVRRIMTLMVPTLFGSSVAQVNLLLNTWVAALLVSGSVSWLYYSDRLLEFPLGMFGVAIGTVILPHLSSRHAETDPDGYSKGLDWGFRLCLLIGLPACAGLILCAQPLLSTLFQYGRFDAADVRMASWSLMAQSIAVPAFLLVKVLAPAFYSRQDTRTPVKAAVVAVLTNAFCTLLFFAALLYGTEPGRQALQAAGGDLKLALGQVHGAHALLALAIAVAGWVNALQLAWLLRKAGVYRRQPGWGRFLRQIGVATAAMTLVVLAFRVLWPDWTPWAWWDRGWRLAVMVGAGGALYAGLLWAQGIRPRDLRGH